The following coding sequences lie in one Rutidosis leptorrhynchoides isolate AG116_Rl617_1_P2 chromosome 4, CSIRO_AGI_Rlap_v1, whole genome shotgun sequence genomic window:
- the LOC139843834 gene encoding uncharacterized protein has product MSLSMSYRERRSDGAKDKGKTAIDDDLENVQWEGKGEIIHLYLKCPDGVIDAEPFKKLSLVVQYLYKYGIGFSQVESNRETLKYVAYFCIGYARIQKYIASYDESFIKHKLNDFNNKFRAIVIDDAINVIIAAFELEINSLIEVMIEDVDDMLTKMTSDECYNIFIMNLKEYSDKKSEKFNLMKNSLGWYKRYVPRLHNDWFKSPCT; this is encoded by the exons ATGTCCTTGTCTATGAGTTACAG AGAAAGGAGGTCCGATGGCGCAAAGGATAAAGGAAAAACAGCGATTGATGATGATTTAG AAAACGTGCAGTGGGAAGGTAAAGGTGAAATCATTCACTTGTATCTCAAATGTCCGGATGGGGTCATAGATGCCGAGCCCTTTAAAAAGTTGTCTTTAGTGGTCCAATACCTTTACAAATATGGTATTGGCTTCAGCCAAGTCGAAAGCAATAGGGAGACCCTTAAATATGTTGCCTATTTCTGTATAGGATATGCGAGGATCCAGAAATATATTGCAAGTTATGATGAAAGCTTCATCAAACACAAGTTGAATGATTTCAATAACAAGTTTCGCGCTATAGTTATCGATGAcgctattaatgttattatt GCTGCTTTTGAGTTGGAGATAAATAGCCTCATTGAGGTGATGATTGAAGACGTTGATGACATGCTCACCAAAATGACTAGCGATGAGTGTTACAACATCTTTATCATGAACTTGAAAGAGTATAGTGAcaaaaaatctgaaaaattcaaccTTATGAAAAATAGTCTCGGGTGGTACAAGAGGTATGTTCCGAGGTTGCACAATGACTGGTTTAAAAGTCCGTGTACATAG